The Triticum urartu cultivar G1812 unplaced genomic scaffold, Tu2.1 TuUngrouped_contig_2466, whole genome shotgun sequence DNA window TGCATGAGTTAGTCATTGAGGACGCCCCGTGCCTTGAGAGATTGCTACGTCTTGATCCAGTGGGCACAAAGTCCATAAAGAAAATTGGTGGGGCAACTAAACTGGCGATATTGGGTATGCTGTCTGAAGATATATCTGAACTCCACCTTGGAAGTTCAGTTTTTCAGGTAGCAGCAGTGTTCGTCAATTGCAATCGACATTCTTATGTGCAGGCTATTATTCTTATATCTGCCATTTTTTTTGCAGAAAATGATTGCTGTCAGTTTGACCACCAAAATGCACACCATGAGGGTTTTGGCTCTCAGATCTACTGGCCCTAATTTGGATGCAGTGGTTAACTTCCTCAAGTGCTTCCCTTGCTTGGAGAGGTTGTATGTCATTGTGAGTATAAAACATAGTTGCTTGCGTTAAATTTCAGTTTAAGCATTTGATTGGCATGCAATCTAGCCAACTATTGTATTGCTAACCTGCTGGCAATTTCTTGTGTGTTTTTTGTCTTTATCTCCAGTTCAAGTCATGGGAGGTTATCAATAATGTCCGGAGTTATGATCCACTGGACCCAATTGAATCCCTTGAGCTCCGTCTCAAAAATGTGGTGTTGAAGAATTATGACGGCACCAAGAGTTCATCTATTGACTTTGCCAAGTTCTTTGTTCTGAATGCAAAAGTGCTAAAGGAAATGAAAATCACATTGCCTTACCACCGCCAGCACAGATGGTTTGCTAAGCAATTCAGCCTGCTACGAGTCAGAAGTAGAGCTTCTCAAGATGCTCAAATTGAAATGAGATGTGGCAGTCACGAGTATTTCACACACATCAAGGGTACCCATGATTTATCAACTCACGACCCCTTTGACTTGCCCTCCATAGGGTGCTCAAAGTGTAAAGAGAAGGGTCTAGGAGATGCGGTATACCAAATTTAAATAGAACATTGGGCTGCCAAGACCACCAACCTGTGGTGCTAGCCAGTAAGCCTCCAAGCCTTTCTCTGATGTAGTTGGTGCCCATCCTGAAAATTGACTTGCCTTCTTTTCAAAGCCCAAGCTTTTGTATCTAGCCTATAATGTTGTCCCAGCCGTCTACTTCATTTAGCAATGGAATGTTTTGTGGCCCACTCAGGATTTTACCAGGACAAAGGAGGTGGTGTCCAAGCTCATGCTTCAAATCTCAATTTGCGTAATGTATTTTCTGTTCTATCGCGCTTGAAACGGTTCATCAGTAGTTTATTTTATGTTCTATTGCGCCTAAAGGGGTTCCTCAGTGGTTTATTTTCTGTTCTATTGCGCTTGGATGCTGGTTTTTAATCTGTTGTGTTTAGTTTGTAATCCTCGTTTCTTTGCTGTTCGGTCTTGTATCGTAAGCTAGTAACACCAACCGTTACTACATTTTTTTATACATGTATGGTCTGGAAGTCGCAAAGCAGAGTACCGCCTCCTCCCATAAACAGAGATCCATAAATTGGCATGAAAACATATCTGCGATGGCAACAAATATACTGCCCAGCATACATCTTTTCGTATGGATGGTGTCCTGTGATAGTCGTTCCTTTACATGCTGAACTTATTTTGCAATTCTATCGTGAAACCTAAGTCTGAAACGACTCCCAGTCTACCACTGAAATGAGATTCAGTTAGTTGATCGGCAGTCCTACACTCCTCCCAAGTTCTGAAAATGACAGTCCAGTAAGGTACAACCATCACCTTCTTAATTTA harbors:
- the LOC125526984 gene encoding uncharacterized protein LOC125526984: MLSGCPALESLELMKVFGIDRLCISSQTLKSLRFFAGWTSQGLFLHELVIEDAPCLERLLRLDPVGTKSIKKIGGATKLAILGMLSEDISELHLGSSVFQKMIAVSLTTKMHTMRVLALRSTGPNLDAVVNFLKCFPCLERLYVIFKSWEVINNVRSYDPLDPIESLELRLKNVVLKNYDGTKSSSIDFAKFFVLNAKVLKEMKITLPYHRQHRWFAKQFSLLRVRSRASQDAQIEMRCGSHEYFTHIKGTHDLSTHDPFDLPSIGCSKCKEKGLGDAVYQI